ATAACGTATTCTTAGAAGATCTAATGGAAGTATCCGGAGTAAACTCTCAGGAACAGTTAGCCGAATTGGAGCAAGTGTATCTGGATAAAATTCGCAAAAAATGGCTTAACAGCGGCGTAATGATGCATAATCCAAGCACTATCCATATAGCAGATGATGTAAGACTTGCTTCGGATACCGAAATAAGTCAAGGTTGCGTACTAAAAGGCAAAACCACTATTGAGAGCGGAGCCATATTAGGACCAAACTGTTATATAGAAAACTCGATTATCTCCAATGATAGCATCTTATTAGGACACAATGTTATAATAGATAGTTTTATTAAAGAGCACGAGGTATTGGAATATGGATCCCGAGTGATTGAAGAAGAAGATTATGAATAAAAAATATCTGTATTCACCCTGGCGCATAGATTATATTCTTGGAGAAAAACCTGATGATTGTGTAATGTGCAGAGCAAAAGATGCTGATCACGACAGAGATAATTTGATCTTGTATCGAGGTAAACATTGCTATATAATGCTTAATAGATATCCATATAATAATGGGCACCTGATGATTGTTCCCTATATTCATAAAAGTAGCTTGTTTGAACTGGATACGAAAACCTGGCACGAAGCATGTGACTTGGTTCGTATTTGTGAGCTTGCTTTTAGAAATGCATACAATCCCGATGGCATAAATGTGGGCATCAATCTTGGCAGTGCCGCCGGAGCCGGAATAGCAGAACACTTGCATATTCACATGGTTCCGCGCTGGAATGGAGATAGCAATTTTATGAGTGTTGTTGCTGGTGAACGAGTAATACCGGAAGCTTTTGAAACAAGCTATGAAAGGTTGAGAGCCAATATCTTTAAGCAGATTAAGAACAATGAATGAGCAGTTGGATTTGACAACAAAGCCACCAAATAAAAAGTGGTACTCAAAAGCTTGGATACGGTATCTTATAGTATTACTGGCTGTTTTGGGGCTCGGATATCTATTGATTTCACGTTCGCTAAACAGCGATAATAAACTTACAAACTACGATGAAGACCAACTTCCGGCTATTAAAGTACTGGTGTTGAATGGGTGCGGATACGAGCAACTTGCCACAGAATTTTCTGCCCATTTGGCAAATAAGAATATCGATGTGATTAGCGTTGGAGATACTCCCAAACCCATATACGATAAAAGTATTATCGTGATGCGCAAGGAAGATAAAAATGACCTGGAAAGATTGATGCGAATGACGGGAATCCAGCGCTGGACAAGTGCCTTAAATGAATATCACAATGCAGATTTTGATATTATTGTAGGGCGTGACTATGAAGAATTCATGAAATA
The Candidatus Cloacimonadota bacterium genome window above contains:
- a CDS encoding LytR C-terminal domain-containing protein produces the protein MNEQLDLTTKPPNKKWYSKAWIRYLIVLLAVLGLGYLLISRSLNSDNKLTNYDEDQLPAIKVLVLNGCGYEQLATEFSAHLANKNIDVISVGDTPKPIYDKSIIVMRKEDKNDLERLMRMTGIQRWTSALNEYHNADFDIIVGRDYEEFMK
- a CDS encoding HIT domain-containing protein; amino-acid sequence: MNKKYLYSPWRIDYILGEKPDDCVMCRAKDADHDRDNLILYRGKHCYIMLNRYPYNNGHLMIVPYIHKSSLFELDTKTWHEACDLVRICELAFRNAYNPDGINVGINLGSAAGAGIAEHLHIHMVPRWNGDSNFMSVVAGERVIPEAFETSYERLRANIFKQIKNNE